The Girardinichthys multiradiatus isolate DD_20200921_A chromosome Y, DD_fGirMul_XY1, whole genome shotgun sequence genome has a window encoding:
- the LOC124864827 gene encoding LIM domain-containing protein 2-like, whose protein sequence is MDTRTNNEEKSVQRSKSFSFQTQKEVCASCEKTVYPMERLVANNLVFHSACFCCKHCKAKLSLGTFAALQGEFYCKPHFQQLFKSKGNYDEGFGRKQHKELWASKESENITKSP, encoded by the exons ATG gacaccagaaccaacaatgaagAAAAATCTGTCCAGCGATCTAAG TCTTTCAGCTTTCAGACCCAAAAGGAAGTGTGTGCATCATGTGAGAAGACAGTCTACCCAATGGAAAGATTGGTTGCCAACAACCTGGTTTTTCATTCAGCATGCTTCTGCTGCAAGCACTGCAAAGCCAAACTAAG CCTTGGCACCTTTGCAGCTCTTCAAGGTGAGTTTTACTGCAAGCCCCACTTCCAGCAGCTTTTCAAAAGCAAAGGCAACTACGATGAGGGTTTCGGACGCAAGCAGCACAAAGAGCTCTGGGCCTCCAAGGAGTCAGAAAATATAACAAAGTCGCCATGA